A single Haloplasma contractile SSD-17B DNA region contains:
- the selA gene encoding L-seryl-tRNA(Sec) selenium transferase, which yields MNTLYKQIPQVSKLLNDKQINHYIGEFFQIEVKNEIEKTLNEIRVQIREKAITELSYESVVHKIIHRLEQKNPYSLRKVVNGTGTIVHTNLGRSLLSKQAIDNVVKVCSGYNNLEYNVKQGNRGSRYDHVEGMIANIVGSEAALVVNNNAAATMLSVAAFCEDKEVVVSRGELVEIGGSFRIPDIIEVSRASLKEVGTTNRTHVKDYERATSEQTAMYLKVHPSNYLIQGFTKNVSNDEIVELAANANKCREQKIITMEDLGSGVFIDFSPYDSIKENTVKESVQSGIDIVTFSGDKLLGGPQAGIIVGKREYIDQIKQHPLCRALRVGKMTIAALEGTLRDYYDELVAVQSIPTLNMILKNTETLREFADNLSDKIKALTNRVNCEVVRIDSTVGGGSLPLSKLPSYGVTIRHQHLSTQDIEKIMRQHTTPVIGRINNEQYVIDVRTLCEGDEQIILDALMRQGDFK from the coding sequence ATGAATACTTTATATAAACAAATACCTCAAGTATCAAAATTATTAAATGATAAGCAAATTAATCACTATATAGGAGAGTTTTTTCAAATAGAAGTAAAAAATGAGATTGAAAAAACATTAAATGAAATACGAGTTCAAATTAGAGAAAAGGCAATTACTGAACTAAGTTATGAATCTGTAGTTCATAAAATCATTCATCGATTAGAACAAAAGAACCCCTATTCTTTACGAAAAGTGGTAAATGGTACCGGGACGATTGTCCATACGAACTTAGGGCGCTCATTGCTATCAAAACAAGCAATTGATAATGTAGTAAAAGTCTGTAGTGGGTATAATAATCTAGAATATAATGTAAAACAAGGTAATAGAGGGAGTCGCTATGACCACGTCGAAGGGATGATTGCAAACATAGTTGGAAGTGAGGCTGCACTTGTGGTTAATAACAATGCAGCAGCAACTATGCTATCAGTAGCAGCATTCTGTGAAGATAAAGAGGTTGTTGTATCAAGAGGTGAACTCGTTGAGATCGGAGGATCATTTCGCATACCAGATATCATAGAAGTATCACGTGCATCTTTGAAAGAAGTTGGCACGACAAACCGAACTCATGTTAAGGACTATGAACGTGCTACAAGTGAACAGACAGCTATGTATTTGAAAGTACATCCATCGAACTATTTAATTCAAGGGTTTACAAAGAATGTTTCAAATGATGAAATTGTAGAGCTTGCAGCGAATGCGAATAAATGCAGAGAACAAAAAATCATAACAATGGAAGATTTGGGGAGCGGTGTGTTTATTGACTTTAGTCCCTACGATTCAATAAAAGAAAACACAGTTAAAGAATCAGTGCAAAGTGGAATCGATATTGTCACATTTAGTGGTGATAAACTTCTAGGTGGTCCACAAGCGGGGATCATAGTTGGTAAAAGAGAATATATTGACCAAATAAAACAGCATCCATTATGTCGTGCACTTCGTGTTGGCAAAATGACAATAGCAGCCTTAGAAGGGACACTACGTGATTATTATGACGAGTTAGTAGCAGTACAGTCGATTCCAACATTGAATATGATTTTGAAGAATACCGAGACTTTGCGAGAATTTGCAGACAATTTATCAGATAAAATAAAAGCGCTTACAAACCGTGTTAATTGTGAGGTTGTTCGCATAGACTCTACTGTAGGGGGAGGCTCATTACCGCTTAGTAAGTTACCGAGTTATGGGGTAACAATTAGGCATCAACACCTTTCAACGCAGGATATAGAAAAGATAATGAGACAACATACTACACCGGTCATAGGACGTATAAATAATGAGCAATATGTAATAGATGTGCGCACACTATGTGAAGGTGATGAACAAATCATTTTAGATGCTCTAATGAGGCAAGGTGATTTTAAATGA
- the trxA gene encoding thioredoxin TrxA, giving the protein MIILDKENFENEVQEASGLVLVDYWNESCEPCKALMPEVEALSESYADVKFCKLNTSKARRLAIKQRIMGLPNISLYKDGEKIDEVTKENASKESIEAMIKKYR; this is encoded by the coding sequence ATGATTATTTTAGACAAAGAAAATTTCGAAAATGAAGTTCAAGAGGCAAGTGGTTTAGTATTAGTAGACTACTGGAATGAAAGTTGTGAACCATGTAAAGCTTTAATGCCAGAAGTGGAAGCGCTATCAGAGTCGTATGCTGATGTTAAGTTTTGTAAATTGAATACATCTAAAGCACGGAGACTTGCAATTAAACAGCGTATTATGGGTTTACCAAATATCTCCCTATATAAAGATGGAGAAAAGATTGACGAGGTTACAAAGGAAAATGCTTCAAAGGAAAGTATAGAGGCGATGATTAAAAAATACCGATAA
- a CDS encoding magnesium transporter CorA family protein, with the protein MIKIYNIRDNTLKEQGKFTKGSWINVVNPTKEEIDTISTYLYIDEQDIESVLDADERARIEVSRNYGVIIVDVPIASAEKNEIYQTIPIAIFFTEEYILTVCVEELPLLEKMIKDSSRKDINTSTPNLFILQFLYNNSILYLNFLRKIDKKSREVEKELNESLSNSELLHLLALEKSLVFFKVSLKSLQPVLEKMTKLTSIQFTEEEKALLEDVIIEHNQAVEMTEIYSGVLNGMLNTSASIISNNLNNVMKTLTSITLIISIPTVIGSFYGMNVLLPIQDDPFAFIYILLGSTFMSLILTIILIKKKLF; encoded by the coding sequence ATGATTAAAATATATAACATACGAGATAATACATTAAAAGAGCAGGGAAAGTTTACTAAAGGAAGTTGGATTAATGTTGTAAACCCAACTAAAGAAGAGATAGATACAATTTCTACTTACCTTTATATAGATGAACAAGATATAGAATCAGTATTAGACGCTGATGAACGAGCACGAATTGAGGTATCGCGAAACTATGGAGTTATTATAGTGGATGTTCCTATAGCAAGTGCAGAAAAAAATGAGATTTATCAAACGATTCCAATTGCTATTTTCTTTACAGAGGAGTATATCTTAACTGTTTGCGTTGAAGAGTTACCACTTTTAGAAAAAATGATTAAAGACTCATCACGTAAGGATATTAACACATCAACACCGAATTTGTTTATCCTGCAATTTTTATATAATAATTCTATACTGTATCTTAACTTTTTACGAAAAATTGATAAAAAAAGTAGAGAAGTTGAAAAAGAGCTGAATGAGTCATTATCAAATAGCGAGTTGCTCCATTTACTGGCTCTAGAAAAAAGTTTAGTATTTTTTAAAGTATCATTAAAGTCATTACAACCGGTATTAGAAAAGATGACTAAGTTAACGTCAATTCAATTTACAGAAGAAGAAAAAGCATTGCTTGAGGATGTGATTATAGAGCATAATCAGGCGGTAGAGATGACTGAGATTTACAGTGGTGTGTTAAATGGAATGCTGAATACCAGTGCTTCGATTATATCGAACAACTTAAATAATGTGATGAAAACATTAACATCAATTACACTTATTATATCAATACCAACTGTAATTGGTAGTTTCTATGGAATGAATGTTTTGTTACCTATACAGGATGATCCATTTGCATTTATATACATTTTACTGGGATCGACTTTTATGTCTCTAATTTTAACGATTATATTAATTAAGAAAAAATTATTTTAA
- the selB gene encoding selenocysteine-specific translation elongation factor, producing the protein MRNLVIGTAGHIDHGKTSLVKALTGIDTDTLKEEQERGITVNLGFSYLNLDDEHTVGIVDVPGHEKLIKNMLAGVCGIDLILLTVAADDGIMPQTREHMEIIKFLNVKHVIVVITKIDLVSEERIKEVKQLIKEEFDLHKIVEFSIYKSETAKDVKCVIKDNIRKERDTSEEIFRMPIDRVFNVKGQGVVITGSSLSGVVRVSDELEILPTKKKVKVRGIQSFKQPRKEAFKRMRVALNLGGVKKEDIKRGKIIATKDTFSPSKIIDVKIKVSHNLEEPIKNLEEVKFYYLANEIKCRVKFFNRKHINEAETVYGQLLLDEPIYASNKDLGVLRRINPIKTIAGIEIINIFGEYVNRKDESYKETLILFDENDSRSLIVNYVHNHPFVKLGELKQKLNLLHHTNEEVGDLIRENGVIFNDHTCLTNEKLKEFQTNIILLLENYHKQYPHEVGMKRQICQQELQLAEISNKAFNEFLNLCDEVKVINDRVKLARFSIMYNKEEQKTVELIMKYIERFEFKPPKLEDIMKHVKGRNVKSLYFSLIKEEELIKIEQDIVLTKKRYEKLRSQLDQFFKNHDVLDIKDMRELINSSRKYIIAYLEHLDKVGYTRRTEKGRVKK; encoded by the coding sequence ATGAGAAACCTTGTAATTGGAACAGCAGGTCATATTGATCATGGAAAAACATCACTTGTAAAAGCATTAACGGGGATTGATACTGATACATTAAAGGAAGAACAAGAGAGAGGAATTACAGTTAACCTAGGATTTTCATATTTAAATCTAGACGATGAACACACGGTAGGAATTGTCGATGTTCCAGGACACGAAAAGTTAATAAAGAATATGCTAGCCGGTGTCTGTGGAATCGATTTGATTTTATTGACGGTGGCGGCTGATGATGGAATAATGCCACAAACAAGGGAACACATGGAAATTATTAAGTTCCTAAATGTTAAACATGTCATTGTCGTTATAACAAAAATTGACTTAGTCTCAGAAGAACGAATAAAGGAAGTAAAACAATTAATAAAAGAAGAGTTTGATCTACATAAAATTGTAGAGTTTAGTATATACAAAAGTGAAACTGCAAAAGATGTAAAATGTGTGATTAAAGACAATATAAGGAAAGAACGAGATACGAGTGAAGAAATTTTTAGAATGCCAATAGACCGTGTATTTAATGTAAAAGGTCAGGGTGTTGTAATAACAGGTTCTTCATTATCAGGTGTCGTCCGTGTATCTGATGAACTTGAGATTTTACCGACAAAAAAGAAGGTAAAAGTAAGAGGTATTCAATCGTTCAAACAACCTAGAAAAGAAGCATTTAAGCGTATGCGTGTTGCTCTAAACCTAGGAGGAGTTAAAAAAGAAGATATTAAGCGTGGTAAAATTATAGCCACTAAAGATACCTTTTCCCCTAGTAAAATCATAGATGTGAAAATCAAGGTGTCTCATAACTTAGAAGAGCCAATTAAGAATTTAGAAGAAGTTAAATTCTACTATTTAGCGAATGAAATTAAATGTCGTGTTAAGTTTTTCAATCGAAAACACATAAATGAAGCTGAGACTGTCTATGGTCAACTCTTACTAGATGAACCAATCTATGCAAGCAACAAGGACCTCGGTGTATTACGACGCATAAATCCAATTAAAACAATTGCTGGAATTGAAATCATTAATATATTTGGAGAATATGTAAATCGTAAAGATGAGTCCTATAAAGAAACGTTAATACTGTTTGATGAAAACGACTCGCGTTCATTAATAGTCAATTATGTACACAATCATCCATTTGTTAAATTAGGGGAACTAAAACAGAAATTAAATCTACTTCATCATACTAATGAAGAAGTAGGAGATCTAATTCGTGAAAATGGAGTCATATTTAACGATCATACATGTCTCACTAACGAAAAGCTGAAGGAATTTCAAACTAATATTATTTTACTATTAGAAAATTACCACAAACAATACCCGCATGAAGTTGGCATGAAGCGTCAAATATGTCAACAAGAACTTCAATTAGCCGAAATTAGCAACAAAGCATTTAATGAATTCTTGAATTTGTGTGATGAGGTTAAAGTTATTAATGACCGAGTGAAACTTGCTCGTTTTTCGATCATGTATAATAAGGAAGAGCAAAAGACGGTAGAATTAATAATGAAATACATAGAGCGGTTTGAATTCAAACCACCAAAACTTGAGGATATTATGAAGCACGTTAAAGGACGTAATGTTAAGAGTTTATATTTTTCTTTAATTAAAGAGGAAGAGTTAATAAAAATAGAGCAAGACATTGTATTAACTAAAAAGAGATATGAAAAATTACGATCACAACTCGATCAGTTTTTCAAAAATCATGATGTTTTAGATATTAAGGATATGAGAGAATTAATCAATTCATCAAGGAAATATATCATTGCATATCTCGAGCATTTAGATAAAGTAGGATATACACGTCGTACCGAAAAAGGTAGGGTCAAAAAATAA
- the trxB gene encoding thioredoxin-disulfide reductase, protein MVRECDVLIIGAGPAGLTSALYSARAKMDTVLVDKSNPGGQIAITHEVANYPGSPNDTGPKLIEKMVDQAKQFGAEIIRDCILSVDFSGDIKIVKSQENEYHAKAVIIATGANPRKIGCPGENKLIGKGVSYCATCDADFFTDLEVFVIGGGDTAVEEGMYLTKFARKVTVVHRRDELRAAKSIQEKAFKNEKIHFMWDTVVNEIKGDGIVESIVFENRKTNEVTEYFADEEDGTFGVFPFVGYTPNSSLFEGLFEMDWGYIKTDDNMKTNIEGVYAAGDIRIKSLRQVVTATADGAIAAVQAEKYIEDKFKEE, encoded by the coding sequence ATGGTAAGAGAATGTGATGTTTTAATTATTGGGGCGGGTCCTGCAGGACTCACATCTGCACTTTACTCAGCACGTGCTAAAATGGATACAGTACTCGTGGATAAATCAAATCCAGGTGGGCAAATTGCAATTACTCATGAAGTAGCAAACTACCCAGGATCACCCAATGATACGGGGCCAAAGTTAATTGAAAAAATGGTAGATCAAGCCAAACAATTTGGTGCAGAAATTATACGTGATTGCATTCTTTCTGTTGATTTTTCAGGGGATATAAAGATAGTAAAAAGTCAAGAAAATGAATACCATGCAAAAGCGGTAATTATTGCGACTGGTGCAAACCCAAGAAAAATTGGTTGTCCTGGTGAAAATAAGTTAATTGGTAAAGGTGTTTCGTACTGTGCAACTTGTGACGCTGACTTTTTTACAGACTTAGAAGTGTTTGTAATTGGTGGAGGCGACACAGCAGTTGAAGAAGGTATGTATTTAACTAAATTTGCGAGAAAAGTAACTGTTGTTCATAGAAGAGATGAGTTAAGAGCCGCAAAGTCAATTCAGGAAAAAGCATTTAAGAATGAAAAAATCCACTTTATGTGGGATACAGTTGTTAACGAGATCAAAGGCGATGGAATTGTAGAATCAATTGTATTTGAAAACCGAAAAACAAATGAAGTAACAGAATATTTTGCAGATGAAGAAGACGGAACATTTGGAGTATTTCCATTTGTTGGTTACACGCCTAATTCTTCGTTGTTTGAAGGTTTATTTGAAATGGACTGGGGTTACATTAAAACAGATGATAATATGAAAACAAACATAGAGGGTGTCTATGCAGCTGGGGATATTCGTATTAAATCATTGCGTCAGGTCGTAACTGCAACTGCTGATGGAGCTATTGCAGCTGTGCAAGCAGAAAAATATATAGAAGATAAATTTAAGGAGGAATAA
- a CDS encoding GrdX family protein encodes MKTVVTNNPLVNKHNNKNNVLYLEDQDYLDVLIKVRDLIQMNYQLVTHPLSSNFLADKTIYKTVVIKEAETLDIQSIEIIEDAVILVRNSLSTRDERIFDDHIMNDLQFVDYEIIKQAL; translated from the coding sequence ATGAAGACAGTAGTAACAAATAATCCACTAGTAAATAAACATAATAATAAAAATAATGTTTTATACCTAGAGGATCAAGACTACCTAGATGTATTAATAAAAGTAAGAGACCTTATTCAGATGAACTATCAGTTAGTGACACATCCCTTATCGAGTAATTTTTTAGCCGATAAAACAATTTATAAAACTGTTGTCATAAAAGAAGCAGAAACATTAGACATACAGTCAATTGAAATTATAGAGGATGCCGTAATATTAGTTCGGAACAGTTTATCTACTCGAGATGAACGAATATTTGATGATCACATAATGAATGACTTACAGTTTGTTGATTATGAAATCATAAAACAAGCATTATAA
- a CDS encoding DsrE family protein, with the protein MKNKVILVSSDQLGAGDKELGETILETFFTLLKQREEKPVAIFCMNRGVLTMTDESLISVHLRELADQGVPVLACKTCVEYYKIQDQLTSGELSSMNKFIELASKYDILTIS; encoded by the coding sequence ATGAAAAACAAAGTAATACTTGTATCATCAGACCAATTAGGTGCCGGAGATAAGGAACTAGGAGAAACAATTCTTGAGACGTTCTTTACATTACTAAAACAGAGAGAAGAAAAACCAGTTGCTATATTTTGTATGAATCGGGGTGTTTTGACGATGACAGATGAGTCCCTAATATCGGTTCACTTAAGAGAACTGGCTGATCAAGGTGTGCCGGTTTTAGCGTGTAAAACATGCGTTGAATACTATAAAATACAAGACCAACTAACTTCAGGGGAACTTAGTAGTATGAATAAGTTCATAGAACTTGCAAGTAAATATGACATATTAACGATTTCTTAA